GGGAGTGGTTGAAGTTTGGGCACTGTCTAATAGGTTTTGTGCGCCCCCGGGATTCGGCAGCCCAAACTGTCTGAGTTTTCCTTGGATGACATTCCCCGAGTGGGGGTGTTATCTTGGATCTTGATAGAGGTGGACCTTGGGCTCGATATCCTTAAggaacaaaatggagtagttttTAGGAGACAAAATATGTATCGGAAAGGTAGAAACTTTCTTCATTTCTATGCGCAACATACAAGATTGTAAATATGTACAATCATCTGTTATGGATTAAGTGGTCTATGTGTACACGGTTCATTTGACTatttggcccttacaataaatcctatcCATTGAGCCCAGACTGTTCGAGTACAAAGTTTATGTCCTTCCTAAAATCATTATCCGAGGGTGATTGCCCCCAGTTTTCAAGGCCGATCATAGAGAGGGATCGGATACTATTGATGTGATCCTTGACTCCATTATGTAGCTGGTCTTCATTTCTAATTTAACACGATCCATTAtttcctcattaaaaaccttgtcggaaaACCCATTTAGGACAAAACCGATTcaaaggaaaaagagtgcaacgcgtgctttcatgCCTAAAAGTTGCATCATTCCTTGGCCGttacctgcaagtgttagtccaaTTTGTAATATAGttaaagaaaagaataaataGGGTCGTAGTATCATTTCAAGTGGGTTACGTTCCAATTGTTCGGTCACTCACCGTTCACTGCTTCTAGTTTGTATGATAATTTGCCGGTGATCTCGATAATTTTATATGGACCTTCCCAATCCCAACTTTCCTTCGTTCTGGTTCTGGGTGTTCAGTGTCACCTTTCTTAACACAAAGTCCCCGATATTGAAGTGTCAGAGGTTGGCCCTCTAattgtaatacctttcgatcaGTTGTTTTTGGGCGGCCAACTGGACAAGGGCAGCCTCGCGCCTCTCATCCAACATTTCCAGCCTCGTATTCATGACCTTGTTGTTTGACTCTTTTTTCACATATTGGAACCTAAGACTCGATTATCCTACTTCGACCGATATTAGTGCTTTGGCACCGTAGACCAACGAGAATGGGATGGCCCCAGTACTAGATTTTGAGGTCGTATGGTATGCCTATATGACTTCGGGCAAAATTTCCTTTCATTTTCCTTTAGCGTCGGTCAACCTCTTCTTAATGTTTTGGAGTATAGTTTTGTTCGTAGACTCCACCTTcccgttcccactagggtgatagggtgttgataggatccttttgatcttatggtcctTGAAAAATTTGCTCACCTGACTATCGAAGAACTGCTTCACATTGTTGCACACGATCTCGAGCAGCATTTCAAACTGGCATATTATATGGTCCCAAATGAAATCAATAACTTCTTTCTCCCTAACTTTCTCAAATACCtgggcttccacccacttagaaaaatagtctgtcataaataatataaattgaaCCTTACCGGGTGCCCAAGGCATGGGaccaacgatgtccattccccatttcatgaatggccagggTGACGACCAAGTTAAGTAGCTCCCCGAGTTGATGAATCACCAATACTTTCCTGACATCCATTTCATTTTTGTACGAACTCTTTCACGTCTTTTTCCATATTGATCCAGTAGTAGCTGGCTGTGATTACCTTGCAAACTAATGATTCAGCACCCGAATGGTTCCCGCATGTTCCTTCATGAACTTCCCTCAAAACATATTCGGTACCTCCCGGTCACAAACATATGGCGAGTGGGCCATTGAACGTTCTCCTGAATAGGGTATTGTCTTCGGATAGGCTGAACCTGGTCGCCTTTATGCGCAGAGCTCTCATTTATTTAGAATTCGAGGGCAGTTTCCCGGTCTTCAAGTAATCTATatacttgtttctccaatcccaggttaagctTGTCGAGTTTATCTCGGCTTGGACTTCTTCCAATACCGATTTCATGAGTTGTACGACTGTTCCTAAGTTGAATTCATTGTCATCAACCGATGATCCGAAGTTAGCAAGAGCATCGGCTTTGCTGTTTTGATCCCAAGGTACATGTTGTAAATTCCACTCTTTAAACCATTGTATCGTTACCTGTAGTTTATCCAGGTACCTTCGCATTCGTTCCTCTTGGACTTCGAACATCCCGTAGACTTGGTTTACAGTAAGGAGGGAATcacacttagcttcgatcacctcgGCTCCCAGAATTATAGCCAGTTCAAGACCTACAATTATAAACTCATACTAGGTCTCGTTGTTAGTTAATTTTACAGTTCTAACAGATTGCCTATATACATTACCCATCGGTGGCTTCAACACGATGCCAAGTCCAAACCCCTTTGCATTCAAGGCACcatccgtaaagagggtccagattcccGAGGAAGTGCCTGAGTTCAACAACAATTCCCTTTCAACCTCGGGTATTAGGGCCGGCATGAAGTCGTCCACGAAGTccgccaaaatttgagatttaatggCAGTTCGGGGccgatattcgatatcgtacccgctgattTCCACGAGCCATTTGGACAATCGTCCCGAGAGCTCGAGTTTATAAATTATGTTTCTCAACGGGTAAGTAGTTACAATGCATAtgggatggcattgaaaatatagTTTTAACTTCCTCGAGGCACTTAGCAAAGCGagtgccaatttttctaggtgaggatgCCTAGTTTCAGCCTCGCCTAGAGTcctactaacataatagataagAAATTGCATACCTTCCTCTTCCCGgaccaggactccacttaccgctatctcggatacaGCTAAGTATAGGTACAACTATTCGTTTGCCTTTTGGAGTACGAAGCAAAGGTGGGCTCGAGAGGTACCGCTTGAGTTCTTCCAAGGCTTGTTGGCACTTAGGGGTCCATGAGAAGTTATTCTTATTCTCCAATAATGAGAAGAACCACTGGCTCTTGTCGGAAGACCTTGAGATGAATTAACCCAAGGCGGTTATGCGCTAGGTTAACCTTTGAACGACCTTGACATTGTCCACCATGGTGATGTCCTCTatggccttgatcttatcgggATTAATCTTGATCCCCCAGTTGGACACCATGAATCTGAGGAATTTCCCAAACCCGACTCCGAATGCGCATTTCTccgggttcagcttcatattgtattttCTCAATGTGTTGAAGGTTTcatgcaaatgtttcaaatggtcctcttcTTACAacgacttaactaacatatcgttaatgtaaacctccattgattttcctatttccTCCTCGAACATTTGATTTATTAGGCATTGGTAAGTGGAACCAACATTTTTTAGTCCGAATGGCATTACTTATAATAGTAGGTGTCGTATTCAGTGGTAAAGGATGTTTTTTCCTGGTCGCCCGGGTCCAtccaaatttggttgtacccgaaataggcatcgagaaagctgaGGATCTTGTAGCCGGTCATAGCATAGATTatgcgatcgatgttgggcaaagGAAAAgattatgtcacgaccccaaccccggtcgtgatggcgcccaacacactgctaggcaagcctgaccaactaacaacccTTTCTGTTTCTTATAAAAATCATTATCAACTAACAtagttaaattgctaaattactCCAATAAGAGTTAAGACAATGAGTTAAATATGCGGAAATTCAGATAATAATACCACTACATAGCCCATAGAGATCTGGTGTCTCAAGTATCGAGCTtctagtacaagtttaacaacctaatacatgtccgtttaacaacctaatacatgtccatctggggaatactaattaataacaaggataaaagggagagatcagggctgcggacgccatgcaaccACCTCGATGCTCCCGAATATGCACTGCTTAATTGAaataatcctcactcagcctcagatgcacctggatctgcacgcaaggtgcagggaggaatgtgagtactccgacccagtgagtaataagcataaataatgacagagaataagaaatcacggaaaacacagagtaatctatactGCGGCAGTTTAAAAACAGGTAACATGAGAGTAATAAACCAATGGAAGAAAAATGTAGAAATACTACAACAAATAAGTAGTTAAGTGACAGAAATATAAagagaaatcaacacatagaaggtaccctatagtacccgctgcgacgtgcagcccgctccatttatttatcgtcgacgacgctcactgggggtgtgcagactccgggagggcccctttgcggcccaagcgcaatatcaagccatctcgtggcatcaaatctaggcccttgacctcatatcaatatcagtataacactgttgcgacacgcaacccgatcccatagtatcctcacatctggcccttggccgtactcaatcgagaaatcatataagcccctcggacaatagtaaaatagtagttttCAGCCCAAAACGAcatttaatatatcttttagTTTCAAAAATCGAGTAAAATTGGCTGAGTTGTAAGATAGTagaaaacggtacgactgagttcaagtagtaagtcaaacagtgaggaaatagtaaataaactccccggagggttcaaagaaatggcaagaagcccaaatatgacaatcggtccaaataatgatgataacaaataagctttaatcaaataTTCAGTAgaagcatcactcgggacggaccaagtcacaatccccaatagtaaacgacccacgctaatcatcaagcgtgtgtctcacctcaatatagcactacgatgtgcaaatccgaggtttcaaaccctcaggacatcatttacattcattactcacctcaaaccggcgaaatctctagctcgcgatgcctttgcccctcaaatcggcctccacgtgcatcgaatctatccaaaatcagaacgaatacgtcacaatatgctaaggtaacaaagcccaagaaaacaatcaacaaagggcactaTCCTTATACAAAACTAGAACAAAGGGCACTATCCCAAGacaacaatcaacaaagggcaccaaaacccgagcctcaggcccacgtctcgaaatttgaccaaattcacaaaactagaatccttatactctcacaagtctaaccataccaaaattatccaattctgatactaTTTGGTCCATCAAATCatcattttgtatttttgaaaggtttcataaTTTTCCTcctaaattccatcccaaatcacgaattaaatgatgaattcagtgatagattcatgtactctagccaaatctgagttaaaatcacttaccccgatgaatttcttaaaaaaccttcgaaaaatagccaaaatccgagctctctaggtcaaaatattaaataaaacccaaaacctcgtatttataggtatcCCCTCAGATTTTAGCTACCGCAGGTCGCACCAAAACGACCGCGGTACGCGCAaacacaaccgcggccgcacaggccttcctctgcagtgataggctttagtattttggccatcaCTTTTGCtaaagatgtccaaattgcaatatctgcacctttctggaaactagacatgaagggctacaaccTTTATTTTTGAATctcctcaaaattccttgtagaacaaaagatatgagcttccgaagtaggactagCGGAACGTTTCTTCACCGCGGTCGCGCCCACTTTTGTGCAGTtcgcgcgacgcctaccgcgcccgtgcccgcttttgtgcggtccgcacaacactcaccgcgggcgcactcatttttgtgcgaaCCTCGTGGGTGAGTTATGGGGCCTGCAACCCCCCTGGACCTGctgcaactatgattttcggcctaaaacatcccggaacctacccgggacccccgaaacttcaaactaattgtaccaacacatcccatgacatcgttcaaacttgttcaacacttcggaatgcttccaacaacatcaaatcaccaatttaacataggattaaagcctaagaactccaagaactctttaattatgctttcgatcaaaaggtctatcaaatcttgtccgaatgacctgaaattttgccaattcaagccgaaagcttctctacaactccaaaacccattccgatcgcattcctaagtcacaaatcacctcccaaagctaaccaaatcattggaactcgcatccgagccctctaacatataagtcaacatccggttgacttttccaacttaagccttcttaaaagagactaagtgtctcatttcttaccaaaatcctctccgaactcaaactaatcaacccgatcacataaaacatagataacgaagcgtaaagaagctgaaatgggggaaacggagcggtactcataagacgactggtcgggtcgtcacatcctccccaacttaaacaaacgttcgtcctcgaacgagtcaagaaacatacttgaagcctcaaacagatgaggatatctgctccgtatctctgGCTCGGTCTCCcatgtagcctcctccacgggttgACCTCTGCaatgcactttcactgaagttatatcctttgacctcaacttccgaacctgacgacccaaaataaccactggctccacatcataggtcaaatcatcgtccaactgaaccgtgctgaagtccaaaacatgagacggatccccaatatacttctggagcatagaaacatgaaatactggatgcacgctagacaagctgggtggaaaagcaagctcataagccacctccccaatccttcgaagcacctcaaacggCCCAATAAATCGCGGAATCAACTTTCCTTTCCTCCCAtttctcataacacccttcatgggtgaaaccttcagcaagaccttctcaccaattATGTAGGATACCTCtcgaaccttccgatccgcatagctcttctgacgcgactgtgctgtacgaagcctctcctgaatcaccttcaccttctctaaggcatcctgaaccaaatctgtccccaatagcctagcctcgccgggctcgaaccaaccaacgggagatctacaccgcctcccatacaaagcctcatacagagccatctgaatactctactggtagctgttgttgtaagcaaactctgcaagtggcaaaaactcatcccatgaacctccaaaatagcacgcaacatgtcctccaatatctggatagtacgctcggactgtccgtccgtccgtctgaggatgaaatgttgttcttaactccacctgagtacccaactccctctgcacagctctccaaaactgcgaagtaaactaagtacctctatctgagatgatggaaaccggaataccacgcaaccgaacaatctcccggatataaatccctgccaactgctctgaagaataggtagtacacacaggaatgaagtgcgcagacttggtcagccgatccacaatcaaccaaatagcatcaaacctcttcaaagtccgtggaagtccaacatcAAATTCCATAGTAATCTtctcctacttccactcgggaataaccatctgctgaagcaagccacccagtctctgatgctcatatttcacctgctgacaattgagacaccgagctacaaatcctatgatatctttcttcattcttctccaccaatagtgctgcctcaaatcctgatacatcttcgcggcactcggatgaatggaataccgcgagctatgggccttatCCAGAattaactctctaagcccatccacattgggcacacaaatccggccctgcatcctcaacacaccatcattaccgatggtcacatctctggcatcaccatgctgaactatatccttaaggacaagcaaatgcagatcatcataccggcgctctttgatgcgatcatataaggaagaccgagaaaccacacaagccaacacccgactgggcttcgaaatatccaatctcacgaaccgattggccaaggcctgaacatcaactgtaaggggtctctccccaactggaatatatgtcaaactccccatactcactgcctttcgactcaatgcatcggccaccacgttggcctttcccggatggtacaaaatagtgatatcataatccttgagcaactccaaccatctccgctacctcaaattaagatctttttacttgaataaatgctgaagactgcgataatcagtgaacacctcacaagatacgccatacaagtaatccctccaaatcatcaatgcatgaactatggcagccaactctaaatcatgaacggggtagttcttctcatggggcttcaactgacgagaagcataagcaataactctaccttcctgcatcaacacacaaccaatcccaactcttcaagcatcacaatacacagtatatgaacctgaagctgatggcaaaaccaacactggagctgtggtcaaggctgtcttgagcttctgaaagctcccctcacactcgtccgaccatacaaatggagcacccttctgagtcaacttggtcaagggcgatgcaatggatgaaaatcccttaacaaaccggcgataatagcctgctaacccaagaaagctatgaatctctatggctgaggacggtctaggccaactctgaaccgcctctatcttctttggatcaacctaaataccctcgctggacaccacgtgccccaagaaagccactgaattgagccaaaactcacacttggagaattttgcataaagcttctcctctctcaatctctgcaacacaactctcaaatgctctgcgtgctcctcctgactacgcgaatacaccagaatatcgtcaatgaagactatgacaaatgaatcgagatatggccggaacacgctgttcatcaaatgcatgaatgctgctggggcattggttagcccgaaagacataacaagaaactcataatgaccatatcttgtcctgaaagcagtcttaagaatatctgaatccctgatcttcaattggtgatagcccgaacggagatcaatcttggagaacactctcgctccctgaagctgatcaaataaatcatcaatgtgaggcaaagggtacttgttcttaattgttactttgttcaattgcctataatcggtgcacattctcattgtgccatccttcatcttcacaaataaaactggTGCACCTCAAGGGGACACACTAGACCGAATGAatcccttatctaggagttcctgaagttgttttttcaattccttcaactctgctggtgaaatacgatacagcggaatagaaatgggttgagtgcctggaaccaggtcaataccaaaatcaatatccctgtccggtggcatgcccggcaggtctgtaggaaaaacatcgggaaaatccctcacaattggaacagaatcgatactaggagtctcggctccaacatccctcacaaacgctagatatgaaaggcaacccttcccaaccatacgttgggccttcaataaggatatcactctactaggaatacAATCAGTCACActacgccactcgatccgcggtacacctggcatagccaaagtgactgtcttagcatgacagtctagaatagcacgacaaggggatagccaatccatgcccaaaatgacatcaaaatccaccatgctcaataacaatagatctactcgggtctccagacccccaatagtcaccatacatgaccggtacacaaGGTCTACAACAATATtttcgcccaccggggtagatacatgaatatgtAAAGTAAGAAACTTATGGGGCGTagccaaataatgagcaaagtatgatgactcataagaaaaggtggaaccgggatcaaataatgcaaaggcatctctgtggctgactgaaacaatacctataatgacaacatccgaagcaatggcgtcgggtcttcctgggagtgcatagaaacgggcctgaccgccccctaatcgacctccccctctagggagacccctggcttcctgacctccacccctagctggctgagcgagtggtgaagtaactggagcagaagtcgagggttgacccctTTGCTGATACTAACCACCGCGAAgttgaggacactgcctcctcatatgcccaaactctacgcactcgtaacaactacccggtgctggagatggggactgaagggaacccctggaaCCAGAATGGCCAGAAGAAGGACCTGCCACggaagaaccctggactgatggggcacgagatgaactctgagctggaagagcgctgagtgatgactggccctgctgcgACCCAAGATAACCACAACCTGaggatgccccacgatactctggacgggccgaCTAAACGGGCCTAAAAGAATGACCTCTACCCTGCTAGAActagcccctcgaaggagcaccactgtaactacccgatcctcgaggcctcttggcctccctctcctctcgctcccaacgacgaaccatctcaatctcacgagcgatatcaaaCACCTTCTTgaacgtagcacccaatactctctctctagtcatcagaatacggagatggtagttaaggccatccacaaatatcctgatcctctcacgatctgtcggaatcaTCCatatggcatgacgagccaactcagaaaacctcatctcatactgggtcacggTCATACCCCCTACGTCAACCACTCAAACttcctacgcagctcctctctgcgaaaCTGCGGTACATATTTCTCTaagaagagagcggagaacttctaccaagaaaggggtgctgcaccaaccagcctacgcctctcaaaatcctcccaccaagtaaaggcagcccccaaaaactgaaaggtggtatataccacaccactagactcaagaatccctgctgtacggagcatccgcttgcacttgtcaagaaaaccttgggcatcctcgccttcAGCACCACTAAACgacggaggctggagcctaccaaacctctcaagacgacgttgCTCATCGTCCGACATAGCTGGTACTACGAACTCCTGAACTGGTACAACcagctgagctggaggtgcccccggcatctgtagtccctgcactacctgctcaggtgtgcgagcaatgggggtttgattgcctcccccgtactgtgaagtagctgctactgtagtggctgaaactgcctgagccaggccagtgcaaactgataagatctgggccaaggcctcctgaagacctggaaccACGATAGGCACAGCTGTTGCCTGAACTGGttctgctggagcatccatagctggagcctaaTCCGGAGCCGGGGTAGCTGGTGggtcaacaggtgctgccctcgctgctctgcctctgtcacatccacgaccgcgtccacggcctctggtggccttagtggttggcactggtggtcgtccaccttgtCTGGTAGCGCGTGTCCatgccatctgtgagagaatcgaataacaaaagtttagcattcggatcaacaagttcgcacgataggagtttcaagaatatgaagtttttcctaaaggttctgcagcctctcgaggataaatacagacgtctctgtactgatctgcgagactctactaaaacggctcatgactcgcgagaccaagtaacctaggctctgataccaacttgtcacgaccccaaccccgttcgtgatggcgcccaacacactgctaggcaagcctgaccaactaacaacccTTACTGTTTTCTTATAAAAATCATTATCAGCTAACACAATTAAATTGCTAAATTACTCCAATAAGAGTTTAAGACAACTAGTTAAATATGCGAaaattcagatgataataccactacatagcccatacagatttggtgtcacaagtctcaagcctctagtacaagtttaaTAACCTAATACATGCCCATCTagggaatactaattaataacaaggatagatgggagagatcagggctgcggatgccatgcagctacctcgatgctcccggatatgcactgctcaactgaaataatcctcactcaacctcagatgcacctggatctgcacgcaaggtgcagggagtaatgtgagtactccgacctagtgagtattaagcataaataatgactgagaataagaaatcatggaaaacacagagtaatctatatTGCGGCAGTTTAAAAACATGTAATATGAGAGTAATAAACCAATGGAAGCGAAATGTAGAaatactacaacaaataagcagttacgtgacagacatataaagagaaatcaacacatagaacggtaccctatagtacccgctgcggcgtgcagcccgttcCATTTATTTAttgtcgacgacgctcactgggggtgtgcagactccggtaGGGGCCCCTTgcagcccaagtgcaatatcaagccatctcgtggcatgaAATCTAGGCCCTTGACCTCATAttaatatcagtataacactgctgcggcgcagCCCGATTCCATAGTATcttcacatctggcccttggccgtactcagtccagaaatcatataagcccctcgagcaatactaaaatagtagttctcagcccaaaacatcatttaatatatcttttagtttcacaaaatcgagtaaaagtggctgagttgtaagacagtagaaaacggtacgactgagttcaagtagtaagtcaaacagtgaggaaatagtaaataaactccccggagggttcaaagaaatggcaagaagcccaaatatgacaatcagtccaaataataatgataacaaataagctttaatcaaatacgtagtagaagcatcactcgggatggaccatgtcacaatccccaatagtaaacgacccgcgctcatcatcaagcgcgtgtctaacctcaatatagcactacgatgtgcaaatccgaggtttcaaaccctcaggacatcatttacattcattactcacctcaaaacggcaaaatctctagctcgcgacgcctttgcccctcaaatcggcctccacgtacgtcaaatctatcaaaaatcagaacgaatacgtcacaatatgctaagggaacaaagcccaagcgaaaacaatcaacaaaaggcactattcccgaaattaccaaaacccgagccccgggcccatgtctcgaaatttgaccaaattcacaaaactagaatccttatactctcacaagtctaaccataccaaaattatccaattccgataccatttggtccctcaaatcatcattttacatttttgaaagatttcaatATTTTcctcccaaattccatcccaaatcacgaattaaatgatgaattcagtgatagattcatgtactctagccaaatttgagttaaaatcacttaccccgatgaatttcttgaaaaaccttcgaaaaatcgccaaaatccgagctctctaggtcaaaatattaaataaaatacataccctcgtatttataggtaccccctcagatttcagctaccgcgggccgcaccaaaatgaCCGAGGTctgcgcaagccagtgcggtccgcacaaacacaACCGCGGCCGCATAGGCCTCCCTCTAcagtgacagactttagtattttagccataactTTTGATATAGATGTctaaattgcaatatctttattTTTCTGCAAACTAGACACAAAagtctacaactttcatttttgaatcatctcaaaattccttgtatatcaaaagatatgagcttccgaagtaggaccagcggaacGCTTCTT
The Nicotiana sylvestris chromosome 11, ASM39365v2, whole genome shotgun sequence DNA segment above includes these coding regions:
- the LOC138881907 gene encoding cold shock domain-containing protein 4-like; translation: MPGAPPAQLVVPVQEFVVPAMSDDEQRRLERFGRLQPPSFSGAEGEDAQGCGYLGSQQGQSSLSALPAQSSSRAPSVQGSSVAGPSSGHSGSRGSLQSPSPAPGSCYECVEFGHMRRQCPQLRGG